The Halobacillus amylolyticus nucleotide sequence CTGTGATTGAGAAAAATGCAAGGGTGTTGATTTTAGGATCCATTCCAGGAGAGAAGTCATTAGAAAGTAATCAATATTATGGAAACCCTCGAAATCATTTTTGGAAGATTATATTTTCGATTTATGAAGAGAAGGAAATAGAAGATTACGAAAAGAGGCTGTCTTTCCTTAAAGACCACCAGTTAGCCCTATGGGATGTGATCTATTCATGCCAAAGAAAAGGCAGTCTTGACTCGAACATAAGAGCTGAAGTACCGAATCAATTAACAGAACTGATACAAGTACATAGGCAGCTAAAATTAATCGTATTTAATGGAACGAAGGCCTATGCTACTTTTAAGAAACATTTTGATAAGACAATGCTTACTGGTGTTGATTTTAAAAAGCTGCCTTCTACAAGTCCTGTTCCAGGTAAATTTAATAAAACAATGGAGGGAAAAATAGAAGAGTGGAAAATAATAAAGGAGTATTCCTGATAAAAGAGGCGGCCTTGCTATGAAGCAAGGCCGCCTTTCTTTGAACTATTCACATATTCATGAACCTCTTTTTAAGAGGTCGCGAAGGATGGAACCAACGGTAATTATTGTAATTGTAAGCATTAAAATCAATGTAAAGGAAATAGGAAAAGCTTGATAGATACCAATTGAAAAGCCTGTAAGCATAATGAATAAAAACGTCCTTTTTTTAAGCTTCATAGTAGTATTCAGCTAGGTGTGGATCGTGGATCTGCCTAACCTTTCGTCACCTCATTTCGATATTATTATTTCATAAATAGTACATATCATGTCTGATTCAACAACCATAGCGGACGATCTTTCAGCAAAAGCATACTGATTTTTCACCACATGTATTTACTTTGTCTGTGATGTCTATACTATGTAAATAACAATCTTAGTCAAACCATGTGAAATCGTGGATGTATGCTTGGAATGATGGTCATTTTGTGCGTGGTATTTAAAGATTTATAAATGTTAAAAGGAGGGGAGCATTTGGATAGGGTAACATTGCATGAACAGGTGATTTCTTTAAAAGGGAAAATTTTTTCAGGTCAATTAAAGTTTAAATGTAGAGACGACTATATTCTTCAACAGCTTGACAAAGTAAAAGAAGAGGATGATGGACTAATAGATGTAAGCACAGTTTCTTCATCATTAATTATTCTATTGGACGCAACAAAAGATGAATCGTTATAAGAAAGGCCTCCTCATTTTTAAAAGGGGGCCTTTTTTCTATTCTTCTTCAGCTATTTCCTGTTCTTCTTTCCAAGCTTTAATGGAAAGAATTTGTTGATCTTCCATTTCTATAACTTTGAAGTGATAGGATTCATGTGATAAAACGGATCCTTCATTCACGTCTATCAATCGATTGTACATCCATCCGGAAATGGTATCGACGTCTTCATTTTCTAGTTCTATGTCAAAATAGTCATTGGTATCTTGGATAGATGTTTTCCCATCTAAGATAAAGGAGCCATCTTCTTTTAAAGTAATAGTTTGTACTTCCTCATGGTCAAATTCGTCCCTTATATCGCCGACAATCTCTTCAATGATGTCTTCGGCGGTAATCATCCCTGAAGTTCCTCCATATTCATCCGTCAAAACAACAAGATGAGTGCGCTCTTGCTGCATTCTTAATAGAAGATCGTGAATAGGTATATTTTCAAAAACCTTTAAAACAGGGCGAACGTATGGCTCAAGTGTTTCGACCTTGTTCCAGTCGTTATAAAAGAGTTCTTTTAAATGGAGGACACCAATAATGTGGTCCTTATCATCTTGAAATACAGGATATCTTGTAAATCGTTCTTGATTCATAAATTGTAAAGATTCTTCCATTGGATCCTCGATGTCTACAACTGACATATCTGTACGAGGAATCATGATTTCTTTCGCAGTCCGATTATCAAATTCAAAAATTCGATCAACATACTCAAATTCGGACTGATTAATTTCTCCTTGCTGATAACTCTGGCTTAAGATATGACGCAGCTCCTCTTCAGAATGGACTTCCTCAGATTCTTTCGCAGTCTGATAGCCAAAGGAACGGACTAACAAGTTTGCTGAGCCATTTAAAAACCAAATTAAGGGATACATAATCTTACTGTATATGATTAAAGGGGTGGCGAGCATAACTGTAAGATTTTCCGATTTTTGTATGGCGATAGTTTTTGGAGCAAGTTCCCCAAGTACGACATGTAAAAAGGTAATGACAAAAAAAGCAATCGCAAAGGTAATGGTATGGCTAACCGATGAAGGTAGGTCAAACCCTTCCAGTAATGGATGAAGGAGAACTTCTAAGGTGGGTTCTCCTAACCAACCTAACCCAAGAGCAGTAATGGTTATACCAAGCTGACAAGCTGACAGATAGTAATCTAAATTACCCGTTACTCTTAAGGCTCTAAGTGCTTTCTTATTACCGTCAGCAGCCCGGGCTTCTAATCTGGTACGTCTTACTTTCACAATTGCAAATTCGCTTGCAACGAAGAACGCCGTTAAAAGAATTAACAGGGCCACCGCTACAAGCTTAATCGTCTCTTCCATATCAAATCTCCTCTAAACTCAAGTTATGGAGAAAAGTCTCCAATTTATATTGTATCGAAACAGATACAATAATGCCAATTGAAAGTATAGGAATAGTATGAAGGTTTGTTTACTTTTTAGGAATCATTTAAACCATATTATAATGAAGAAACTTGGGTGATTTTAGTGATAAATATAAAGGGAGCTATTAATTACATCCTCTCCGTTTTGCTTAAGTGCGTACAGAATTTCCTGTATTGTGATATAATTTTGTTAATCTTTCATACATATACATATTATCCGGTAATGTGTCGGTTGATTATATGAAAAGAGACGCCCATTAGGACGTCTCTCTTCTATATTTTATTAAGGGGAGGTACATTCATAGTTTTCGTTTATGCTTTAAAGCTTTAGGGTGTTCTAGAAAGATTTTTGTTAAAAAAGTTATCGAATTAGTTTTCCTTAAGGTTTATGATCGAAGGATATAGGTTAAAATAGGCAGAAGGCATAAAAAGGAACGGGAAGGGTGGCTTATGGAAAAATATACGGGAGATATTGTCATGTTCCCAAGATGGAAGACGAAGTTAGAGAGAGAAGGCCTCGAGGCTGTTAGAGAGAAAAAATATCAGGAGGCTGTTGAACTTCTTCTTCCTTTAGTTAATTACGAAGTGGCTTCTTGTGAGGTTATGACAGGACTATTAATGAGCTGGATCGAACTTGGACAATACAATGAGGCAGAGGAATTGTGCCAAGACCAAATGAGATCTGATCAAGAACACTATTATCATTACCTACATATATACATAACGATACTATTTCAAGACAATCGCTATCTAGAGCTGGTGGATTTATTAGATGAAATTTTTGAGACAGAAGACATTCCTCATCAAAGTCGCACACAATTATGGCAAATGTATGAGGTTAGTAGTAAATTGCTTCAAGATTCTTATCAAAAAGAAGGGGAAAAACTAGCTCAATCATTTTTTACAGCTATCGAGAATGATGACTTACATAATCAATGGCGTTCCATCCAACAGCTGACAAAACAACCGATATTGAATAATATAGAAGCATTTGAGAAGGTACTGATATGCGACTCGGTCCATCCAATTATTAAAACAGCCATCATCCATTGGTTCAGAGATAACAGAGTTGACCGTAAGATTCATTTGCTTAAATTCTCAAAAGATATTACTGTCATTCCTTCACAGTTGCATTCGTTTGAATCTGAATACATCATTCAACAAATTCAACTAAGGCTTGGTGCAGTGGAGCAAAGCAATCCCACAATGTATGAGATGGTGATTAGGTTATTAAATCATTACTGTTACGTTCGTTATCCACTGTATCCTAGTGAAAATGAGCTTGATTATATTGTGGAAGCTTTAAAACAGCTTGGTCATGAATACTTACAAATCCCTTATCCTTCAAAACAGGACAGTGTAGAAGTTGAAAAATACAAGGAAGAGATTGAACTGTGTGAACAACATTATGTCTTGCTAGTTGGAGAATGATAAAGCGGTCGTTTCTATTTTCAAGTATAGAACAGTTACAGATGTTGAAAGCGTCTATGTTTGTGTTATAATGTAGTGGTTGCAAATGAGATTCGTGTGTATATAGAATCATAGAATCGATTAATGGTCGTCATCAGACGTAAAAGGAAATTATAGATGTTGGAGGGAATTTTATGTCAGCAAAATGGGAAAAGCAAGAAGGTAATCAAGGGACACTTACAGTTGAGGTACCCGTAGAAGATTTCAACAAAGCCCTTGATGGAGCCTTTAAAAAAGTAGTGAAAGAGGTTCAAGTGCCTGGTTTCCGAAAAGGAAAGGTACCACGCAAACTTTTTGAACAGCGTTTCGGTGTAGAGTCTCTTTATCAAGATGCCCTTGATATCGTTTTACCGGATGCATACTCTAATGCTGTTGAGGAAACAGGTATAGAGCCAGTCGATCGTCCGGAAGTTGATGTGAAACAAATTGAAAAAGGTGAACCACTTGTTTTTACTGCTGAAGTTACAGTGAAGCCTGAGGTGAAACTTGGAGAGTACAAAGGTCTTGAAGTGGAAGAACTAAGTACTGAAGTAACAGATGAAGATGTTGAAAATGAACTAAAACAGCTTCAAGAAAAACAAGCTGAACTTGTTGTAAAAGAGGACGGCAAAGTAGAAGACGGTGACACTGTAGTCATGGACTTCGAAGGATTCGTTGACGGTGAAGCCTTCGAAGGTGGACAAGCCGATAATTACTCACTTGAAATTGGGTCAGGATCATTTATCCCAGGCTTTGAAGAACAGCTTGTAGGCAAGAAATCAGGCGAAGAAATAGATGTTGAAGTAACTTTCCCAGAAGAATATCATGCAGAGGACCTTGCCGGTAAGAAAGCAACGTTTAAAGTGAAGATTCATGAAATAAAAGGAAAAGAACTTCCTGAACTTGATGATGAACTTGCTAAAGATGTTGACGAAGAAGTTGAATCATTAGATGAGCTTACGAAGAAAACACGTGAACGTCTTGAAGAGCAGAAGAAGACAGAAGCGGATAATCACAAGCGCGATACACTCGTTCAAAAAGCAAGTGAAAATGCGGAAGTAGATGTTCCACAATCTATGGTTGATACAGAACTTGACCGTATGGTTAGTGAGTTCGAACAACGCCTGCAAATGCAAGGGATGACAAAAGACATGTACTTCCAGTTCACAGGTCAAGATGAAGACGCACTTCGTGAACAAATGCAAGAGGATGCTGGGAAGCGAGTAAAAACAAACCTTACGTTAGAAGCGATCGCTAACGCAGAAAATGTAGAAGCTTCTGATGAAGACGTAAACGCAGAGCTTGAGAACATGGCTTCTATGTATCAAACGGACGTAGCGCAGCTGACTCAAATGCTTGGCGGAAATACAGATATGATTAAAGAAGATCTAAAAGTCCGTAAGGCGATTGACGTTTTAGTTGATAATAGTAAAACAGAATAGTAAGCTAAGAAGACAAGGAGCAAGATGCCCCTTGTCTTCTCATATATTTATGTTACATAAGGAATACCAAAAATTGATTGAACCATGTATGAACCACCTGCCTTTTCACATATAATAATAGAGCGCCTAAAGTTTGACTTAATGATTATATATCTACATAATGAGGATGGTGCAAAAAGACCATGCACACCTCTAAATAGGTATTGCTTTTTTGTTCTTAATGAATCTGGTATGATGGGCAAAAGAAACAGGTGCTCGAATACTAAGGTGGATTCTTCAGTCGCATACTATTGCGTCATTTTATTAAGGGGTGAATTGGAATGTTTAAATTTAATGAAGAAAAAGGGCAGCTTAAATGTTCTTTCTGCGGAAAGAGTCAAGAACAAGTTCGAAAACTGGTAGCTGGACCTGGCGTTTATATATGTGATGAATGTATTGAACTATGTACGGAAATTGTGGAAGAAGAATTAGGTAATGAAGAGGAAGTGGAATTTAAAGAAGTTCCTAAGCCTCAGGAAATTCGCGGTATTCTTAATGATTATGTAATTGGTCAGGATCAGGCGAAAAAGAATTTGTCTGTAGCGGTTTACAATCATTACAAGCGGATAAATGCTGGTGTGAAAGGGAATGACGATGTGGAGTTGGCTAAGAGTAACATTCTGATGCTTGGGCCAACAGGTAGCGGGAAGACTTTGCTTGCTCAAACACTTGCACGGATCTTAAATGTGCCGTTTGCCATTGCTGATGCTACATCATTAACAGAAGCAGGGTACGTTGGTGAGGATGTAGAGAACATTCTGCTTAAACTTATCCAAGCGGCAGATTATGATGTAGAAAAAGCAGAAAAAGGCATCATATATATTGATGAAATTGATAAGGTTGCTCGTAAATCAGAGAATCCGTCAATTACACGTGATGTCTCAGGTGAGGGTGTACAGCAGGCATTGCTTAAAATTCTTGAAGGGACACAGGCAAGTGTGCCTCCACAAGGCGGTCGTAAGCACCCACATCAAGAATTTATTCAAATTGATACAACGAATGTATTGTTTATTGTCGGTGGTGCATTTGATGGTATTGAACAAATCATTAAACGCCGTCTAGGTAAAAAAGTCATTGGCTTTGGTTCCGGTCAGGTCGATGTAGACGAAGAGAAAGACGAACTTCTATCAAAAATACTTCCTGAAGACTTATTAAGTTATGGGCTTATTCCTGAATTTATTGGTCGTCTTCCTGTTATCGGAAGCCTTGAGCAGTTAGATGAAAAAGCATTGATTGAAATCTTGACACAACCTAAAAATGCTCTTGTTAAACAATATCAAAAGCTTCTACAAATTGATCATGTGGAGCTTGAGTTTGAAGAAGAAGCACTTCGCGAAATTTCAAAATTAGCGATCGAGCGTAAGACGGGCGCACGAGGACTTCGTTCCATCATTGAAGGTATCATGCTTGATGTGATGTACGATCTGCCATCTCGTGATGACATAGAAAAGTGTATTATTACAAAAGAGACAGTAACAGCGGAAAAAAGTCATCCTAAGTTGATTCTGACAGATGGTACTGTCGAGGATGAAAATAAAGAAACACCTAAGGAAAGTGCTTAAACCTATAAGTAATCTCATGATTTCTTAACTGTGAGCCGCGCTACGTTTCCAAGTAGCGCGGCTTCTATAATATAGTGAAGTAATTCATACATAGAGCATGAATCGACGGTTGATGGTTCATAATAGGCGTAGAGTATTGGTGAAAGGAAGGTCTAACTCTACGGTCTTTTTCCCTATGGCTAACGTTTTACATTCTATATAGATTTCTATATGATAAATATACGAATGTGCATAATTCGGAGGTGCAAACATTGACAGATAAATTTAGAACGCAAATCCCCCTCCTTCCATTAAGAGGACTATTGGTGTACCCATCTATGGTACTTCACCTTGATGTAGGTAGAGATAAATCAGTGCAAGCATTAGAGCAAGCAATGATGGATAACAATGAAGTGTTTTTAGCTTCACAAAAGGAAATAAATATCGATGAACCTACTGCTGACGATATTTACAGTGTAGGAACAGTAGCAACTGTTAAGCAGATGGTGAAACTTCCTAATGGTACAAATCGCGTTTTGGTCGAAGGACTTTATCGTGCTTCGGTAGAGCATATAACAGAAGGGGAAGAATTTTATCGGGCGGACATCACTAAACTTGAGGATGTCCATGAAGATCTAAATGAAGAAGAAGCCTTAATGAGAACATTACTGAGTCAATTCGAGCAGTATGTCAAGGTCTCAAAAAAGGTCAGCCAAGAAACGTTTAATACGGTATCTGATATCGATGATCCTAGTCACCTTGCAGATATGGTTACCTCACACCTTCCTATAAAAATAAAAGACAAGCAAAGTATATTAGAAATGGAAAACGTAACCGCACGTTTGAAACAGCTTATTGAAATTATCGGGAACGAACGTGACGTACTGCAGATAGAACAAAAAATTGGTCAACGTGTAAAGAAGTCAATGGAGAAAACGCAAAAAGAGTATTATTTGCGTGAGCAAATGAAAGCGATCCAAAGTGAGTTGGGTGATAAAGACGGCAAGTCCGGTGAGGTTGCGCAACTTCGTGAAAAAATCGAGGAGGCTCACATGCCTGAACGGGTTGAAGCCATCGCTCAGAAGGAACTAGGAAGATACGAGAAAGTTCCACAAAGCTCAGCAGAGAGCTCAGTCATTCGCAATTACATTGAGTGGCTCGTTTCCCTCCCATGGTCTAAAGAAACTGAAGATAATCTCGATGTTGTCCATGCAGAGAAAATCCTGGATGAAGATCATTATGGTTTAGAAAAAGTGAAAGAGCGGGTGTTAGAGTATTTAGCTGTACAGCAGCTTACACAGTCCATTAAAGGACCCATCCTCTGTTTAGTAGGACCTCCAGGTGTCGGTAAAACTTCCCTCGCTAAATCAATCGGGAGGGCAATTAATCGTAATTTTGTCAGAATCTCATTAGGCGGTATCCGTGATGAGGCAGAAATTCGTGGACATAGAAGAACTTATATTGGTGCTATGCCAGGTCGGATTATCCAGGGAATGAAGAGAGCTGAAACGATAAACCCAGTCTTCTTATTAGATGAAATTGACAAAATGGCTAGTGACTTTCGTGGGGATCCTTCCTCTGCCATGCTTGAGGTATTAGATCCAGAGCAAAACGGTACATTCAGTGATCACTTTATTGAAGAACACTATGATTTATCAAAAGTCATGTTCATAGCTACTGCAAATACAGTGACCTCGATTCCGGGACCATTGCTCGATCGGATGGAAATGATCTCAATTGCTGGGTATACAGAAATAGAAAAGCTTCATATAGCCAAAGAACATCTGCTTCCTAAACAAATTAAGGAAAACGGGTTAACGAAGAGCCAACTTCAATTTAAAGAAGAAGCATTACTGAAGCTTATTCGTAAGTACACGCGTGAAGCCGGTGTCCGTAATCTAGAGCGTCAGTTGGCAAGCGTATGCCGAAAAGCTGCAAAGATTATCGTTGGTAAAGAAAAAAAACGCATTGTTGTTACAGAGAAACAACTTGAAGAACTTCTTGGTCGCCCGCAATTCCGCTATGGACAAGCAGAACTTGAAGATCAAATTGGTGCGGCTACGGGTCTTGCCTATACTGCAGCAGGCGGTGATACGTTATCAATAGAAGTATCGATTTACCCTGGTAAAGGTAACTTAACGTTAACGGGTAAACTTGGCGATGTAATGAAGGAATCTGCGCAAGCCGCGTTTAGTTATATTCGTTCAAAAGCTGACGACCTGCATATTGATCCGGACTTTGTAGAGAACAATGATATTCATATACACGTTCCTGAAGGAGCTACGCCTAAGGATGGCCCTTCTGCAGGGATAACGATGGCAACTGCGCTCGTTTCAGCTTTAACTGGTCGACCTGTAAAAAAAGAAGTCGGTATGACAGGGGAAATTACACTTAGGGGCCGTGTTCTGCCTATTGGTGGGTTAAAACAGAAGTCTCTTAGTGCCCATCGTGCAGGGCTTACAACAATTATTATCCCATTTGAGAATGAAAAAGATTTAGAAGATATCCCGGAAAGTGTACGTGAAGGACTAACATTTGTTCCTGTGAAGCATTTAGACGAAGTGCTGGATCAGGCGTTGGCAGTTGAAAATCATGAAAGTTAATCAAGCGGACATAGTGATTAGTGCCGCCAGTAAGAAGCAATACCCTAAAGAGTTTATTCCGGAGATTGCTTTAGCAGGCCGTTCTAATGTTGGGAAATCCTCTTTTATCAATAAAATGATTCAGCGAAAGAACTTAGCGAGAACATCTTCAAAGCCTGGAAAAACGCAAACGTTAAATTTTTATAAAATAAATGAAAGTTTTCATTTTGTCGATGTGCCGGGGTATGGGTACGCGAAGGTTTCTAAGAAAGAACGCGCCAAATGGGGACGTATGATGGAGGAGTATTTTGCTGAAAGAGAACAACTTCAAGCAACAGCTCTAGTCATCGATGTCAGGCATCGCCCTACTGAAGATGATTGTGTGATGTACGATTATTTGAAACACTTTGAGCTCCCAGTCATGGTGATTGCCACTAAACTGGATAAAATAAAAAAAGGACAACGCGATAAACAATTGAAACTCGTTGCTGAAACGCTTGAAATGGATGATGCAGATCAGCTCATCCCCTTTTCTTCTGAAACGGGAGAAGGAAAAGATGCAGCATGGAAGAAGATGTTGGAGCACTTAAATAGCTATCATTAAAAAAACGGGTATCACCATTTTTGGTGATCCCTTTTTTGATCAACTGGCTTTATCCAATTTTGTAAGTATTAACTGAAGGGGGACGGGTTCGTTTGACTGAATCTAAAGAAATGATTCGTGTAGATAAACTAAATAAATATTTTGGGGACCTGCACGTTCTTAAAGATATAGACTTCAATGTAAAAGAAAGTGAAGTAGTTGTTTTAATAGGCGCCAGTGGTTCAGGAAAGAGTACGATGCTTCGTTGCTTAAATTTTCTTGAATGGAGGAACAGTGGAGAGGTGATCATTCGGGGAAAGGATGTAAACCCTAAAAAAGATAATTTAAATGTAGTAAGACAAAAAGTAGGTATGGTCTTTCAGCATTTTAATTTGTTCCCACATAAAACAGTATTGGAGAACGTGACAGAAGCACCTATTCAGGTGAAAAGAACTTCAAAAGCTGAAGCATTAAAAGAAGGAGAGAAACTGCTTAAAAAAGTTGGCTTGGGGGATAAGGCAAATGATTACCCTTCACGTTTGTCCGGCGGGCAGAAACAGCGTGTGGCTATTGCAAGAGCACTTGCGATGAAACCTGAGATCATGTTGTTTGATGAACCGACATCTGCGCTTGATCCAGAGTTAGTAGGAGAAGTTCTACAAACAATGAAGGATTTGGCCCAAGAGGGAATGACGATGGTTGTTGTCACTCATGAAATGGGCTTTGCTCGTGAAGTAGCTGATCGAGTTGTCTATATGCATGATGGAAAAATTGTTGAAACAGGTCATCCGCATGATATTTTTGATAACCCTAAAGAAGACAGAACACAGGCATTTCTAAGCTCTATATTGTAAGAGAAGGGTAAGCTTCATATAGACGGTTAAAATGGTCCGTCACGGAAAAGACTCTGTTTCCATTAGGCTTGCTCATGAATGGATAGAAAACCCCGCTTACCTGGACGAGCGGGGTTTTCGCATGTGTTATTTCTTTTTATAAAGCAAATAAATACCAAAACCAATTAAAATAACTGGCCAGAAACTTTCAACCCAATCAAATAGCAGATAGATAAAATGGAACCAGCCAGGACTAGGAGTAGATAGAAGGGCAAACAAAGCCACACCAATTAATATAAATCCAGGAATCCAGCCTGATCTTGTTTTAATAGATCTTAGGATGAACGCTGCCCCTATGAGGAGAGGATATACTCCCCAGTGATCAATCCAAAACGGGTAATGGGTTCGACCATGAAAGTGAATACCTAACCCAAGCAGCAGTGCCCCTGTAAAAATATTTGAGTATTCCTTAGTCAGGTAACTATGTAGTAAAAAAGCGATACCTATAATAATAAGTAATGTCGTCCACGAGTAAAAAGGGTTCAAATAGGGAATATTAAACTGACGTACAAGAAAATATAAACCAAGTCCAATTAATAAGAAACCTGCGAAGGAATCTGGCTTCTTCATAAATTATACCTCCAGGATTACATAGATTAGAAATGCAAAAGCCCTGTAAACGATTCAGTAAGAATTATAGAGGGGTGTTCTAAAAAATTGATTTCTTGCGATTACAAGTTTGTTTTGGTATATTACAATCGAGTTATTAATTATAGTATTTCTAATCTGAGAATATAAACTGATTGATAATCCTATCTATATCCTATCACAAGGGATTCAAAATCTGTTCATATTTTCACAGAAAAATTCAACGTTTTCATGTTATAATAAGTGGTATGTGATAAGTTAGGAACGTTATATGGGGGTAGATGAAATGCACATTTTAGCTGTCGGTCTCAATTATAAAACAGCCCCTGTGGAAATTCGGGAAAAACTTACATTTTCAGATGAGAGCTTAGCTGAGGCAATGCAGAAGCTTAATGCTCAAAAAAGCGTGCTCGAAAATGTAATCATTTCTACATGCAATCGAACAGAAATATATGCTGTTGTCGACCAGCTTCATACAGGGCGCTACTACATTAAACAATTTTTAGCTGACTGGTTTACTATTGAAAAAGAGGAATTCTCACCGTTTCTTTCTATTTATGAAGCGGATGGAGCTATGGAACATTTAATGCGTGTGACATCTGGTCTTGATTCCATGGTATTGGGAGAAACACAAATCCTGGGACAAATGAAGCAAGTTTTTTCGAAAGCTCAAGATGCCAACACCACAGGAACTATATTCAATCAATTATTCAAACAAACCGTGACAATGGCTAAGAAAGGACATAAAGACACAGGTATTGGAGAAAATGCTGTGTCCGTTAGTTATGCAGCTGTTGAATTGGCGCGCAAAATTTTTGGTGACTTGGTTCATAAACATATCGTTATTATCGGTGCAGGGAAAATGGGTGAGCTTGCCGCAAAGAACCTTCAAGGCTTTGGTGTTAAACAGGTGACGGTTCTTAATCGGACATTATCGAAAGCTCAAGTGGTCGCTGATCAATTTAGTGGACAAGCCGACACGATGGAAAATCTAGATGCCGTTCTTGCGAGCGCTGATATTGTAATTAGTTCAACAGGATCAAGTGAGTATGTTCTAACACGCAAACAAATGGAACCTATCCACCGTTCCCGAAAAGGGAAGCCGCTTTTCTTCGTAGATATTGCTGTACCAAGAGACCTTGACCCACAAATGGAAGATCTTGAAAGTGTCTTCCTTTATGACATCGATGATTTACAAGGAATTGTTGATGCTAACTTAGCTGTTCGTAAACAAGCAGCTGAGGAAATCGAAATCATGATCGAAGCTGAAATTGTAGAATTTAAAGAATGGCTTCAAACGATCGGGGTAATTCCTGTTATCTCTGCGCTTCGTGCAAAAGCGATGGGCATTCAATCTGAAACAATGAGTAGTATTGAAAGGAAAATGCCTGATCTGACAGAACGTGAAAAGAAAGTTTTGCGTAAGCATACGAAAAGTATTATCAATCAGATGCTTAAAGACCCTATTCTTCAGGCGAAGGAACTTGCTGCGCAGCCCGATGCTGAAGAATCTTTGCGCCTCTTTACACAAATCTTTGGTATTGAAGATACGGCAGAGGAGCAAGCGAAGGAACAGGAAAAAAGAAATAAGCCCGTAAAGTTTGATACAAAAGATGCTGTATCCTTTCCCACACTTACTCAAACTGCAAATTCATAGGGTGGAGGTTTACTATGTTCGAACTTAAGTGGGTCTATGAATTAATCCTCTTCCTTTACGGTTGCAGCTTAATTGGATACTTTATTGACTTTATTCAAAATAACCGGAAGGCGAATGTAGCTGCCTTCTGGTTACTTAGTATGGTTTGGGGACTACAGACCCTTTTTTTATTAAGACAAATTTTTGTGGAAGAAAGTTTCCCTATCATGACGGTTTATGATGGTCTCTATTTTTATGCATGGGTATTAGTAACGTTTTCGTTAATTATAAACCGATTGTTTCGTGTGGATTTTCTTGTCTTTTTCACGAATGTTCTAGGGTTTTTAGTTATGTTGCTCCACATTTCAACGAGAGCACAAAATATTCTTGATGATCAGGGGATTGAATTAGTTCATGAAATGTTGGTTGCTCATATTACGTTAGCGATCATCTCTTATGGCTTTTTCA carries:
- a CDS encoding cytochrome c biogenesis protein, producing MFELKWVYELILFLYGCSLIGYFIDFIQNNRKANVAAFWLLSMVWGLQTLFLLRQIFVEESFPIMTVYDGLYFYAWVLVTFSLIINRLFRVDFLVFFTNVLGFLVMLLHISTRAQNILDDQGIELVHEMLVAHITLAIISYGFFTFSFIFSIMYLLQYRLLKRKKWNTKLFRLGDLTKLDHFSYISVILGVPLLLIAVILGVTWGYVSEDVFYWYDSKTLGSFIVLLVYMIYLFLRVVKGYQGRVISIFNSAAFLFLLINFFLFGSLSNFHF